In one window of Tenacibaculum mesophilum DNA:
- the gcvH gene encoding glycine cleavage system protein GcvH, whose amino-acid sequence MNIPSELKYTKDHEWVKVENGVATIGITDFAQGELGDIVYVDVDTLDEELDAEEVFGSVEAVKTVSDLFMPLSGEVIEFNEALEDEPELVNSDPYGNGWMIKVKLSDDSQVADLLSAEAYQELIKG is encoded by the coding sequence ATGAACATTCCATCAGAATTAAAGTACACCAAAGACCACGAGTGGGTTAAAGTAGAAAATGGTGTAGCAACTATTGGTATTACTGATTTTGCACAAGGAGAGTTAGGAGATATCGTATACGTTGACGTAGATACATTAGATGAGGAATTAGATGCTGAAGAAGTTTTCGGTTCTGTAGAAGCAGTAAAAACAGTTTCAGACCTTTTTATGCCTTTATCAGGAGAAGTAATAGAGTTTAATGAAGCTTTAGAAGATGAACCAGAACTAGTAAACTCTGACCCTTATGGAAACGGGTGGATGATAAAAGTAAAATTATCTGACGATTCACAAGTAGCAGATTTATTAAGTGCTGAAGCATATCAAGAACTTATTAAAGGATAA
- the ruvA gene encoding Holliday junction branch migration protein RuvA, translating into MITQIRGKLVEKNPTYAVVDCNGVGYLMHISLNTYSLLPNDEYVLLYTHLSIREDAHTLYGFSTKTEREVFRLLTSVSGVGPSTARTMLSSMTSQEVSQAIASGDVKLIQTVKGIGAKTAQRVIVDLKDKVLKTFDIDEVSVVQNNTNKEEALSALEVLGFARKQADKVIGNILKETPDASVEKLIKQALKNL; encoded by the coding sequence ATGATAACACAAATAAGGGGAAAACTTGTGGAAAAAAATCCTACATACGCTGTTGTAGATTGCAATGGAGTAGGATATTTAATGCATATTTCTTTAAACACATATTCATTATTACCAAACGATGAATATGTGTTGTTATATACACACTTATCCATTAGAGAAGATGCTCATACGTTATATGGATTTTCAACAAAAACAGAGCGAGAAGTTTTTAGGTTGCTAACTTCGGTTTCAGGAGTAGGACCAAGTACTGCGCGAACCATGTTGTCTTCTATGACTTCACAAGAGGTTTCACAGGCAATAGCTTCTGGAGATGTAAAATTAATTCAAACGGTTAAAGGTATTGGAGCTAAAACTGCACAACGAGTTATTGTTGATTTAAAAGACAAAGTCTTAAAAACTTTTGATATAGATGAAGTTTCTGTGGTACAGAACAATACAAATAAAGAAGAAGCGTTATCTGCTTTAGAAGTTCTTGGGTTTGCACGAAAACAAGCTGACAAGGTAATAGGGAATATATTAAAAGAAACACCTGATGCTAGTGTTGAAAAACTTATAAAACAGGCGTTAAAAAACTTATAA
- the sov gene encoding T9SS outer membrane translocon Sov/SprA, translated as MEKAVINRLLTALAILVSVVSFSQNTQKNKTSNAKQDTVIPLKYNFKYNQNGTLYLNNPSQKVVTYDKVLNKFMIVEKIGDYYVGTPIFMTPKEYNEYRLKNDLKDYFKEKVDATNPKKKGSEAARKNLLPKYYVNSKFFESVFGGNTVEVNPTGQINIKLGGVYQNNENPQISVENQSSFTFDFDQQISASLQAKVGKRLTVTANYDTQSTFDFQNIIKLEYTPTEDDIIRNIEAGNISMPIKNSLINGAQSLFGVKTELQFGKTYVTAAFSQQNSQSKTVVAEGGATIEPFELRASDYDNDRHFFLSQYFRENYKEALENYPLINSPINITRVEVWVTNRNQNVTDYRSIVAFADLGESDDANEVNPAEITTTPGAISVNSEIIPYNGVNNLSSLLTANSGGIRDVATIDAAINGIGVPARQGFNYTYLQNARKLQPNEFKLHPQLGFISLNRRLNDGEVLAVAFEYTVVGASNSETVFRVGEFSNDGVVAPANLAVKLLRSEILNTVRPGTATANSPGEPFPTWRLMMKNVYALGAFPLQREGFRFELLYRDDETGTLQNTLQNAANTALKNEPLLRLLNLDKLDQSEYAVTNGDGFFDYVEGITVNSERGYILFPEPEPFGEDLLLKLTNPTDQTKYGFEELYLTTKIQAKNEYQNLDKFFLKGYFKSETSRGISLGAFNVPRGSVRVTAGGRQLVEGIDYVVDYQLGRVQILDPGLEASGIPINASVENNTFFNQQRKTFIGIDVEHRFSEDFILGGTFLNVSEKPITPKVNLGGEPIDNIMLGLNLDYSSEVPYLTKLANKLPFVETEAPSNVSVRADMAYLLPGSPSGINVDGTATSYLDDFEASQIPINLNSPQQWFLASTPESQGFDGGTFGLEYNYKRGKLAWYNIDQLFYGSGNRPSNIDENELSRDEVRQIRYNELFPNTDLDITQQNLVRTLDLAYYPAERGPYNYNENASSVTAEERWGGIMRALTTNNFEQANVEYIQFWLMDPYENYSITTEEGLPAGINPNDPTNQVGKLFINLGNVSEDILKDGRKQYENGLPADGQKADGGNIQTSIWGDTPINPSILYAFDSSNDARTNQDIGLDGLSDEEERIKFPAFAGLDDPAGDNFQFFRGGEIENTNPSVLSRYKNFNGTEGNSPTASQSNESYPTSSTTYPDTEDINKDQTMNPVNSYFEYEVSLNKTDLVLGQNNIIDVKTQNVTLLNGATRTTKWYQFRIPVRNVTDAQKINGITDFNSIRFIRMFLTQFKMPVVLRFGELELVRGDWRRYTKTLPDTNTPPEDLDSNKLNKFEVGVVSIEQNQDRYKLPPGIQRERLQGTNRIQRQNEQSVTLKVTDLEADEVRTIYKNISIDMRRYKKLRMFLHAENQNSVTGANDDEMVAIIRLGTDLNDNYYQVEKPLKISTSNASSLDVWPQENNLDIPLEELANLKIERPTGSNLTDVYSSISSNGLKISVRGNPTLAQVRTVMLGVKNTVNDNKTVEVWFNELRAVGFDNKGGWAAVVNADANMADVMDVSLAGRMSTIGFGNVEDRVQQRSIEEIKQYSVATNIQLGKMMPKKWNMQVPMNYSYGEEFRDPKYDPQFQDVELEDAIDKNPNSKNAQDYTRRKSISFINVKKNRNPESKKKPKFYDVENFSASYSHSEEFHKDYNIESYVNKNVMAGASYNFTFVPFSIEPFKKSEGFKSRYLQFIKDLNFNPVPKTIALNSRINRNYNSQQSRNLIIDPVNPLPAQPELIQRRFLFNWDYTIGFDLTKSLQLNFNATNNYIYDSFGEDEQLEVYDQFFSIGRPDNYHQKLNTTYKLPLNKFPFLNFINADYGYTADFDWKAGSQSYIEQVGNMIQNANTHNLNTNIDFGRFYKIVGVDKLLLKGTKKQPTQKGTATLGGNQVAQKPKLKKKATFGQKLGKGVYDVLTSVKRAKISYSQNNGTLLQGYKPSVGFLGRNGFDGGLAPTLGFVFGSQTDILNTAIENGWLITRNAGDEYYSKNYSKTRYKKLDYNVSVKPFRDLTIDLRGNRIQTSNLTQQLDVVSNGSGGFEQDPNIKPFETGNYSVSHFMLGTIFTDNETLYQNFLDYRSTISNRLSAETGLPNTGTAAYQTNGQQAMLPAFIAAYSGNSPNSVSTGIFKNIPIPNWTLRYNGFMKYKWFKKNFTSFTLSHGYKSSYTIGNYSNNLQYDSNNRETNTNTSGNYQPELLISSATLIDEFSPLIKVDFRMKNSVSFKGEIRRDRSLTLNFNNNTLTDVKGTEYVLGFGYKIRDVKFVTRFTGKKETLKGDINLRADISLRDNLTLIRSVDEENSQITGGEKLFGLKFIADYNLSSNLTASFYYNHQTFEYAVSTTFPRQSINAGINLVYNLGN; from the coding sequence TTGGAAAAAGCAGTTATTAATAGACTACTTACAGCACTTGCTATTTTAGTAAGTGTTGTTTCGTTTTCACAAAATACTCAAAAAAATAAGACAAGTAATGCTAAACAGGATACTGTTATTCCCCTTAAGTATAATTTTAAATATAACCAAAACGGAACACTTTATTTAAACAACCCTTCTCAAAAAGTAGTAACTTATGATAAGGTGTTGAATAAGTTTATGATTGTTGAAAAAATAGGAGATTACTATGTAGGTACCCCTATTTTTATGACACCTAAAGAGTATAATGAATACCGCTTAAAAAATGATTTAAAAGATTATTTTAAAGAAAAAGTAGACGCTACTAATCCTAAAAAGAAGGGCAGTGAGGCTGCTCGTAAAAACTTATTACCTAAATACTATGTAAATTCTAAGTTTTTCGAATCTGTTTTTGGAGGTAACACTGTTGAGGTAAACCCAACAGGACAAATAAATATTAAACTTGGAGGTGTATATCAAAACAATGAAAACCCTCAAATCTCTGTTGAAAATCAAAGCAGCTTTACATTTGATTTTGATCAACAAATTAGTGCGAGTTTACAAGCAAAAGTAGGTAAACGATTAACGGTAACGGCAAATTATGATACCCAATCTACTTTTGATTTTCAAAATATTATTAAGTTAGAATATACTCCAACCGAAGATGATATTATTAGAAATATCGAGGCAGGTAATATTAGTATGCCAATTAAAAACTCACTTATTAATGGAGCACAATCGTTATTTGGGGTAAAAACAGAATTGCAGTTTGGTAAAACATATGTTACAGCTGCATTCTCACAGCAAAATTCACAATCTAAAACAGTAGTTGCTGAAGGTGGAGCAACCATAGAACCATTTGAATTACGAGCATCTGACTATGATAATGACCGACATTTCTTTTTATCACAATATTTTAGAGAAAATTACAAAGAAGCTTTAGAGAATTACCCTTTAATTAACAGTCCTATAAATATTACTAGAGTTGAGGTTTGGGTAACTAATAGAAATCAAAACGTAACCGATTATCGTAGTATTGTAGCTTTTGCCGATTTAGGAGAATCTGATGATGCAAATGAAGTGAATCCAGCTGAAATAACAACAACACCTGGAGCTATATCAGTTAATTCTGAAATTATACCTTATAATGGAGTGAATAATTTAAGTTCTTTATTAACAGCAAATTCAGGTGGGATTAGAGATGTTGCAACTATTGATGCTGCAATTAATGGTATTGGTGTTCCAGCGAGACAAGGCTTTAACTATACATACTTACAAAATGCTCGTAAGTTACAACCTAATGAATTCAAACTACATCCACAGTTAGGGTTTATCTCGTTAAATAGACGATTAAATGACGGAGAAGTTTTAGCAGTAGCTTTTGAATATACTGTGGTAGGAGCCTCTAATAGTGAAACAGTTTTTAGAGTAGGAGAGTTTTCAAACGATGGAGTTGTTGCACCAGCAAACCTAGCAGTAAAATTATTACGTAGTGAAATTTTAAATACAGTTCGACCAGGAACAGCTACAGCAAATAGTCCCGGTGAGCCTTTTCCTACGTGGCGCTTAATGATGAAAAACGTATATGCTTTAGGAGCATTTCCATTACAACGTGAAGGTTTTCGTTTTGAGTTATTGTATCGTGATGATGAAACAGGAACCTTACAAAACACTTTACAAAATGCAGCAAATACAGCGTTAAAGAATGAACCATTATTAAGGTTGCTGAATTTAGATAAATTAGACCAAAGTGAATATGCAGTTACAAATGGAGATGGTTTTTTTGATTATGTAGAAGGAATTACGGTGAATTCTGAAAGAGGATACATTTTGTTTCCTGAACCAGAACCATTTGGTGAAGATTTATTACTGAAATTAACCAATCCAACAGATCAAACAAAATACGGTTTCGAAGAATTATATTTAACTACTAAAATTCAAGCTAAAAACGAGTATCAGAACTTAGATAAATTCTTCTTAAAAGGATATTTTAAATCAGAAACAAGTAGAGGGATCTCTTTGGGGGCTTTCAATGTTCCAAGAGGGTCAGTTCGCGTTACAGCTGGAGGAAGACAATTGGTTGAAGGGATAGATTATGTGGTAGATTATCAATTAGGTCGTGTGCAAATTTTAGACCCAGGTTTAGAAGCTTCAGGAATTCCAATTAACGCATCTGTAGAAAATAATACATTTTTTAATCAGCAACGAAAAACATTTATAGGAATTGATGTTGAACATCGTTTTTCTGAAGATTTTATTTTAGGAGGAACTTTTTTAAATGTTAGTGAAAAGCCAATTACACCTAAGGTAAATTTAGGAGGAGAGCCTATAGATAATATTATGTTAGGTTTGAACTTAGACTATTCTTCAGAAGTACCCTATTTAACAAAACTAGCAAACAAACTGCCTTTCGTTGAAACTGAAGCTCCGTCAAATGTTTCGGTTAGAGCGGACATGGCATATTTGTTACCAGGATCTCCTAGTGGAATTAATGTTGATGGTACTGCAACTTCATATTTAGATGATTTTGAAGCTTCACAAATACCAATTAACTTAAACTCACCACAGCAATGGTTTTTAGCGAGTACGCCAGAATCTCAAGGTTTTGATGGAGGAACTTTTGGTTTAGAATACAATTACAAAAGAGGGAAATTAGCTTGGTACAATATTGATCAACTATTCTACGGAAGTGGAAACAGACCAAGTAATATTGATGAGAATGAATTGTCTAGAGATGAGGTACGTCAAATTCGATATAATGAATTATTTCCTAACACAGATTTAGATATTACACAACAAAACTTAGTTAGAACCTTAGATTTAGCTTATTACCCTGCAGAAAGAGGACCATATAACTATAATGAAAATGCAAGCAGTGTAACAGCTGAAGAGCGCTGGGGAGGTATTATGAGAGCATTAACCACGAATAATTTTGAGCAAGCAAATGTTGAGTATATTCAATTTTGGTTAATGGATCCGTATGAAAACTATTCAATTACAACTGAAGAAGGTTTGCCTGCAGGAATTAACCCAAATGACCCAACAAATCAAGTAGGGAAATTATTTATAAACTTAGGTAATGTTTCTGAAGATATATTAAAAGATGGAAGAAAGCAATATGAAAATGGGCTCCCTGCCGATGGACAAAAAGCTGACGGAGGTAATATCCAAACTTCTATTTGGGGAGATACCCCTATAAATCCTTCTATTTTATATGCTTTTGACTCTAGTAATGATGCAAGAACGAATCAAGATATTGGTTTAGACGGTTTAAGTGATGAAGAAGAAAGAATAAAATTCCCTGCATTTGCTGGACTAGATGACCCAGCGGGAGATAATTTCCAGTTTTTTAGAGGAGGAGAAATAGAAAACACCAATCCATCAGTTTTATCCAGATATAAAAACTTTAACGGTACAGAAGGTAACTCACCAACAGCGAGTCAGTCAAACGAATCATATCCAACATCATCAACCACCTACCCAGATACAGAAGACATCAATAAGGATCAAACAATGAATCCTGTGAATAGTTATTTTGAGTATGAGGTTTCTCTAAATAAAACAGATTTAGTATTAGGTCAAAATAATATTATTGATGTAAAAACACAAAATGTAACACTTTTAAACGGAGCAACAAGAACCACTAAATGGTATCAATTTAGAATACCTGTTAGAAATGTTACTGATGCTCAAAAAATTAATGGAATTACTGATTTTAATAGCATTCGTTTTATACGAATGTTTTTAACGCAATTCAAAATGCCAGTAGTATTACGTTTTGGAGAATTAGAATTGGTAAGAGGAGATTGGAGACGTTATACAAAAACATTACCAGATACAAACACTCCTCCTGAGGATTTAGATTCAAATAAATTAAACAAGTTTGAAGTAGGAGTAGTTAGCATTGAACAAAATCAAGACCGTTATAAACTGCCACCAGGAATTCAAAGAGAACGTTTGCAAGGAACCAATAGAATTCAACGTCAAAACGAGCAATCTGTAACGTTAAAGGTAACTGACTTAGAAGCTGACGAGGTTAGAACCATTTATAAAAATATTAGTATTGATATGCGTAGGTATAAAAAGCTGCGTATGTTTTTACATGCTGAAAATCAAAATAGCGTTACAGGCGCAAATGATGATGAAATGGTAGCAATTATACGTTTAGGTACCGATTTAAACGATAACTATTACCAAGTAGAAAAGCCATTAAAAATATCTACATCAAACGCTTCATCTTTAGATGTTTGGCCTCAGGAAAATAATTTAGATATTCCATTAGAAGAGTTAGCTAACCTAAAAATTGAAAGACCAACAGGAAGCAATCTTACTGATGTGTACTCGTCGATAAGCTCTAATGGATTAAAAATTTCTGTGAGAGGAAACCCAACCTTAGCTCAAGTAAGAACGGTGATGTTAGGGGTTAAAAATACAGTTAACGATAATAAAACTGTTGAAGTTTGGTTTAATGAATTACGTGCAGTAGGCTTTGATAACAAAGGAGGATGGGCAGCAGTTGTAAATGCAGATGCTAATATGGCTGATGTAATGGATGTCTCTTTAGCTGGAAGAATGTCAACCATAGGTTTTGGTAATGTAGAAGATCGTGTACAACAAAGAAGTATTGAAGAAATAAAACAATATAGTGTAGCTACCAATATTCAGTTAGGTAAAATGATGCCAAAAAAATGGAACATGCAAGTACCTATGAATTATAGTTATGGAGAAGAGTTTAGAGACCCAAAATACGATCCACAATTTCAAGATGTAGAATTAGAAGACGCAATTGATAAAAACCCAAATAGTAAAAATGCTCAAGATTATACAAGAAGGAAAAGTATTAGTTTCATTAATGTAAAAAAGAATAGAAACCCAGAAAGTAAGAAGAAACCTAAATTTTATGATGTAGAGAATTTTTCAGCCTCATATTCACATAGCGAGGAGTTTCATAAAGATTACAATATTGAAAGTTATGTAAACAAAAATGTAATGGCTGGTGCTAGTTATAATTTCACTTTTGTTCCTTTTAGTATAGAGCCATTTAAAAAATCAGAAGGATTTAAAAGTAGGTACTTACAATTTATAAAAGATTTAAACTTTAATCCAGTACCTAAAACAATAGCATTAAACTCAAGAATTAATAGAAACTATAACAGTCAACAGTCAAGAAACTTGATTATTGACCCAGTGAATCCTTTACCTGCTCAACCAGAACTCATACAAAGAAGATTTTTATTTAATTGGGATTATACAATCGGTTTCGACTTAACTAAGTCATTACAATTAAACTTTAATGCGACAAACAATTATATATACGATAGTTTCGGAGAAGATGAACAATTAGAAGTTTACGATCAATTTTTCAGTATAGGAAGACCAGATAATTACCATCAAAAGTTAAATACAACTTATAAATTACCATTAAATAAGTTTCCATTCTTGAATTTTATCAATGCAGATTACGGATATACAGCTGATTTTGATTGGAAAGCAGGTTCACAAAGTTATATTGAGCAAGTAGGAAACATGATTCAGAATGCCAATACACATAACTTAAACACAAATATAGATTTCGGTCGTTTTTATAAAATTGTTGGTGTAGATAAACTATTGTTAAAAGGAACAAAAAAGCAACCAACTCAAAAAGGAACAGCTACATTAGGAGGAAATCAAGTAGCCCAAAAGCCAAAGCTTAAAAAGAAAGCTACTTTTGGTCAAAAATTAGGAAAGGGAGTATATGATGTGTTAACATCGGTAAAAAGAGCAAAAATTAGTTACTCTCAAAATAATGGAACTTTACTACAAGGATATAAGCCTTCAGTTGGATTTTTAGGAAGAAATGGTTTTGATGGAGGCTTAGCTCCAACTTTAGGATTTGTATTTGGTAGTCAAACAGATATTTTAAATACAGCAATTGAAAATGGATGGTTAATTACTAGAAACGCTGGAGATGAGTATTACAGTAAGAATTACTCTAAAACAAGATATAAAAAACTAGATTATAATGTGTCTGTAAAACCTTTTAGAGATTTAACTATTGATTTACGAGGGAACAGAATTCAAACAAGTAACTTAACACAGCAGTTAGATGTTGTTTCAAATGGTAGTGGAGGTTTTGAGCAAGACCCGAATATAAAACCTTTTGAAACAGGTAATTATAGTGTTAGCCATTTTATGTTAGGAACTATTTTTACTGATAATGAAACATTATATCAAAACTTCTTAGATTATAGAAGCACTATTTCAAATAGACTATCGGCAGAAACAGGCTTGCCTAATACGGGTACAGCAGCGTATCAAACAAACGGACAGCAAGCAATGCTTCCAGCATTTATTGCTGCATATTCTGGTAATAGTCCGAATTCGGTAAGTACAGGAATCTTTAAAAATATTCCGATTCCTAACTGGACATTACGCTATAATGGTTTTATGAAATATAAATGGTTTAAGAAGAACTTTACTTCATTTACTCTATCACATGGTTACAAATCATCGTATACAATAGGTAACTATTCTAATAATTTACAGTATGATTCAAATAATAGAGAAACAAATACAAATACTTCTGGTAATTATCAACCAGAACTCTTAATTTCGTCCGCAACTTTAATTGATGAGTTTTCACCATTAATAAAAGTAGATTTTAGAATGAAGAATTCAGTTTCATTCAAAGGAGAGATAAGAAGAGACAGATCTTTAACATTAAACTTTAATAATAATACTTTAACAGATGTTAAAGGAACAGAATATGTTTTAGGGTTTGGATACAAGATAAGAGATGTTAAATTTGTCACTAGATTTACAGGAAAAAAAGAAACTTTAAAAGGAGATATAAATTTAAGAGCTGATATATCGTTAAGAGATAACTTAACATTGATAAGAAGTGTAGATGAAGAAAATAGTCAGATTACAGGAGGGGAGAAATTATTTGGATTAAAATTTATTGCCGACTATAATTTAAGCAGCAATTTAACAGCATCTTTTTATTACAATCACCAAACATTTGAATATGCAGTTTCTACCACTTTTCCAAGACAATCTATTAATGCAGGAATTAATTTAGTATACAACTTAGGAAATTAA
- a CDS encoding VanZ family protein, translated as MLKHIKNLLKDKLTIIAILITLSIAIISLVKIEKAPIQINHIDKLEHTFAYFVLSLVWLLALKTTKINKYITVFCCFFYGIIIEVLQVTTTSYRSGEVLDIMANTTGILIAFIVYNFFLRKIKLFKD; from the coding sequence GTGCTGAAGCATATCAAGAACTTATTAAAGGATAAACTAACCATAATAGCAATACTAATAACTTTAAGTATTGCTATTATTAGCTTAGTAAAAATAGAAAAAGCTCCTATACAAATTAACCATATAGATAAGCTAGAACATACCTTTGCTTATTTCGTGTTAAGTTTGGTATGGTTGTTAGCTTTAAAAACAACAAAAATTAATAAATATATTACTGTTTTTTGTTGTTTTTTTTACGGCATAATTATTGAGGTTCTACAAGTTACAACAACGTCATATAGATCAGGAGAGGTTTTAGATATAATGGCAAACACGACGGGTATTTTAATAGCTTTCATAGTTTATAACTTTTTTTTAAGAAAAATAAAGCTATTTAAAGATTAA
- a CDS encoding NADP-dependent malic enzyme — protein MRDSRKRHEALLYHAKPKPGKIAVVPTKKYATQHDLSLAYSPGVAEPCLEIAKDKNNVYKYTSKSNLVAVISNGTAVLGLGNIGPEASKPVMEGKGLLFKIFADIDVFDIEVDATDVDKFVETVKAIAPTFGGINLEDIKAPEAFEIERRLKEELDIPVMHDDQHGTAIISAAALKNALEINEKDIKDVKIVVNGAGAAAISCTRLYLALGASRENVIMCDSKGVIRKDRDNLTSQKAEFATDQDVNTLEEAMLNADVFIGLSKGNVVSPEMLLSMAKNPIVFAMANPEPEIEYDLAIATRDDIIMATGRSDHPNQVNNVLGFPFIFRGALDVRAKKINEEMKMAAVHALADLAKQSVPEQVNIVYDEVSLSFGKEYIIPKPFDPRLIYEIPPAIAKAAMDSGVAQEPIDDWDRYREELMDRSGTGSKEVRLLHNRAKKNPKRLVFAEADHLDVLKAAQRVYEEKIGKPILLGRREIILELKTELGFDADVPIIDPKTDEEEERRNRYAEIFWKSRQRKGVTFLEAQKWMRERNYFAAMMVNSGEADALITGYSRPYPSVVKPMLELIEKDHGVTRVAATNMMLTKQGPMFLADTTININPTAKDLAKITQLTSVLAKMFGMKPNVAMLGFSNFGSSKSESSTKIREAVSYIHRHYPNVVVDGELQADFALNPELLAKEFPFSKLNGKRANVLIFPNLESANITYKLMKAVDEVETIGPILLGMSKPVHILQLGASVDEMVNMAAVAVVDAQNKEMKAKNKVSQ, from the coding sequence ATGAGAGATTCTAGAAAAAGGCATGAAGCTTTACTTTATCATGCCAAACCGAAGCCAGGAAAAATAGCAGTAGTACCTACCAAAAAATACGCAACACAACACGATTTATCATTAGCGTATTCACCAGGTGTTGCTGAACCTTGTTTAGAAATAGCGAAAGATAAAAACAACGTTTATAAATATACTTCAAAGAGCAATTTAGTGGCTGTTATTTCGAACGGAACAGCAGTTTTAGGGTTAGGTAATATTGGTCCTGAAGCATCCAAGCCAGTAATGGAAGGAAAAGGATTACTTTTTAAAATTTTTGCTGATATTGATGTTTTTGATATTGAAGTAGATGCTACTGATGTTGATAAATTTGTTGAAACAGTAAAAGCTATAGCTCCTACTTTTGGGGGAATTAATTTAGAAGATATTAAAGCTCCTGAAGCTTTTGAAATTGAAAGAAGATTAAAAGAGGAGTTGGATATTCCTGTAATGCACGATGATCAGCACGGTACAGCAATTATTTCAGCCGCAGCCTTAAAAAATGCATTAGAGATTAATGAAAAGGATATTAAGGATGTAAAAATTGTTGTGAACGGAGCCGGAGCCGCAGCAATATCATGTACGCGTTTGTATCTAGCTTTAGGTGCGAGTCGTGAAAACGTAATTATGTGTGATAGTAAAGGGGTTATCAGAAAAGATAGAGATAATCTAACATCACAAAAAGCGGAATTTGCTACAGATCAAGATGTAAATACTTTAGAGGAAGCAATGTTAAATGCCGACGTGTTTATTGGTTTGTCAAAAGGAAATGTGGTATCTCCTGAAATGCTTTTGTCAATGGCGAAAAACCCAATTGTTTTTGCAATGGCAAATCCAGAACCAGAAATTGAGTACGATTTAGCTATAGCGACAAGAGACGATATTATCATGGCAACAGGAAGGTCAGATCACCCTAATCAGGTGAACAATGTATTAGGTTTTCCTTTTATTTTCCGTGGAGCATTAGATGTACGCGCCAAAAAAATTAACGAAGAAATGAAGATGGCTGCTGTACACGCATTAGCAGATTTAGCAAAACAATCAGTGCCAGAACAGGTAAATATTGTATATGATGAAGTAAGCCTTTCTTTTGGAAAAGAATATATTATACCCAAACCATTTGACCCAAGGTTAATTTATGAAATTCCACCAGCAATAGCAAAAGCAGCGATGGACTCAGGAGTTGCTCAAGAACCTATCGATGATTGGGATAGGTATAGAGAGGAGTTGATGGATCGTTCAGGAACAGGAAGTAAAGAAGTACGCTTATTACACAACAGAGCTAAAAAGAATCCTAAGAGATTAGTGTTTGCTGAAGCAGATCATTTAGATGTTTTAAAAGCAGCACAGAGAGTTTATGAAGAAAAAATTGGAAAACCGATTTTATTAGGAAGAAGAGAAATTATTTTAGAACTGAAAACTGAGTTAGGATTTGATGCTGATGTGCCAATTATTGATCCTAAAACAGATGAGGAAGAAGAAAGAAGAAACCGATATGCTGAAATATTTTGGAAATCAAGACAACGTAAAGGAGTTACGTTTTTAGAGGCACAAAAATGGATGCGTGAACGCAACTATTTTGCAGCAATGATGGTGAATTCTGGGGAGGCAGATGCATTGATTACAGGATATTCAAGACCTTATCCTTCAGTAGTGAAACCTATGTTAGAATTGATTGAAAAGGATCATGGAGTAACAAGAGTTGCAGCAACAAATATGATGTTAACGAAGCAAGGGCCTATGTTCTTAGCAGATACCACAATTAATATCAATCCAACAGCAAAAGATTTAGCTAAAATTACACAGTTAACATCTGTGTTGGCTAAAATGTTTGGGATGAAACCAAACGTTGCAATGTTAGGATTTTCAAATTTTGGATCATCAAAATCTGAAAGTTCAACTAAGATTAGAGAAGCAGTTTCTTACATCCACCGTCATTATCCAAATGTTGTAGTTGATGGTGAGTTGCAAGCAGATTTTGCTTTAAATCCAGAACTATTAGCAAAAGAGTTTCCTTTCTCTAAACTAAATGGAAAAAGAGCAAACGTATTAATTTTTCCAAATTTAGAATCGGCTAATATTACCTATAAGTTAATGAAAGCTGTTGATGAAGTAGAAACTATAGGGCCAATTTTACTTGGAATGAGTAAGCCAGTACACATTTTGCAATTGGGGGCAAGTGTAGATGAAATGGTAAATATGGCTGCAGTAGCAGTTGTAGATGCTCAAAACAAGGAAATGAAAGCAAAAAACAAAGTTTCTCAATAA